The genomic DNA CCGTGTACTGCGCGATCTCGAGTCCGGTGCGGAAACGGTTCTGCGCCCGCATCCGGGCGGCGGACTCGGCGTTGATGGCGTTCCAGCTGGAGCCGTTCGCGTCCTTCAGGGACTGGATGGCGTCGATGTCGTTCTGATACTGGGTCATGTCATTGCCTTCGTGGGTGGGTGAACGGTCAGTCGGTCTCGGCGAGGTAGCGGGAGTACGCACCCAGGGTGAGGAAGGTCGGGAACTCCTCCTGCAGGGCGACCTCGCGGAAGATGTCGGCCGCGTCGTCGAAGCGATCGCCGGCCGACCTCGTGGCCTGAGCGAGCACAGTGGCGATGAGGCCCTCGACGTACTCCGGGGTGATCGCCGTGCCGTCTTCGGTGGAGCGGTCCTGGTGGATCCACTGCCATACCTGCGACCGGCTGATCTCCGCCGTCGCGGCATCCTCCATGAGGTTGTCGATCGCCACGGCGCCGAGCCCGCGCAGCCACGCTTCGAGGTAGCGGATCGCCACCGAGACGTTGTCGCGCACGCCCTGCGCGGTGATCGGTCGCCCGATGTGCAGATCCAGTAGATCGGATGCCGTCACGTGCACGTCATCACGCTGGCGGTCGACCTGGTTCGGGCGGTCGCCGAGCACGGCGTCGAACTCGGCCTGCGCAGTCGCGATCAGGTCGGGGTGCGCCACCCAGGTGCCGTCGAAGCCGTCTCCGGCCTCGCGCTTCTTGTCGGCGGACACCTTCTCGACGGCGCGGGCCGTCACCTCGGCGTCGCGGCGATTCGGGATGAAGGCGCTCATGCCGCCGATCGCGAAGGCGCCCCGCTTGTGGCAGGTCTTCACCAGCAGCTCGGTGTAGGCCCGCATGAAAGGCACCGTCATCGTGACCTCGCTGCGGTCGGGGAGCACGAAGCGTGCACCGCGACCGCGGTAGTTCTTGATGATCGAGAAGATGTAGTCCCAGCGTCCGGCGTTCAGCCCTGCGCAGTGATCGCGCAGCTCGTACAGGATCTCGTCCATCTCGAACGCGGCGGGCAATGTCTCGATCAGCACCGTGGCACGGATCGTGCCGTGGGGGAGACCGATGTACTCCTCGCTGAAGGTGAAGATATCGTCCCAGAGCTTCGCCTCTTCGCTCGACTCGATCTTGGCGATGTAGAAGTACGGTCCGCGGCCGGAGTCGATGAGCGCCTTGGCGTTGTGGAAGAAGTAGAGGCCGAAGTCGACGAGCGAGCCCGATGCGGCCATGCGCCGACCGGAACGATCGGTGAACTCCATGTGCTTCTCGGTGAGGTGCCAGCCGCGCGGTCGCATCACGATCGTCGGCGTGCGCTCGGCGGTGACGCGATACTCCTTGCCCTCGGGGGAGGTGAAGGAGAGTTCGCCGCGGATCGCGTCCCGCAGCGACAGCTGCCCCTCGATGACGTTCTTCCAGGTGGGGCTGGTGGCGTCCTCCTGGTCGGCGAGCCAGACCCGAGCCCCGGAGTTCAGCGCGTTGATGGTCATCTTCGGATCCGTCGGCCCGGTGATCTCCACCCGGCGGTCTTCGAGCCCGGGGCCGGCGCCGGCGACGCGCCAGTCGGCATCTTCACGGATGTGCGCGGTGTCGTCGCGGAAGCGCGGGTCGTGCCCGTTCCCGATCTCGAAGCGACGGCGCATCCGGTCGGCGAGGCGATCGTGCCGGCGGTTGGTGAAGCGGTGGTGCAGTTCAGTGAGGAAGGCGACCGCTTCGGGCGTGAGGATCTCTTCATAACGATCGCGAACGGGGCCGGTGATCTCGATCGCGGGGCCCTGCTGCGCCGTCTGGATCGGCGCGGTGAACGGGGCAGCGGTGGGAGTGGTCATGATGTGAGTCCTTTCGGTCGTACTCAGTCGTTGAGCTGCCGGGTGGCTTGAGACCACTCTGCGTGAAGTTCAGCGACCCAACTGGCCAAATCCGTTGTGAAGTTTGACCGAAATTCTTCTTCTGTGACACAATCGGGCGCATGGTCACCGTAGACACCGCAGAAGAGACCGACGCCCTCACGATCGGCCGGCGCATCCGTCAGCTGCGCACGGCGCGGGGGATGACCCTCGATGACCTCGCCACGGCGGTCGACCGGGTGCCCAGCCAGCTCTCGATGATCGAGACCGGAAAACGCGAGCCGAAGCTCACCCAGTTGCAGGCCATCGCCCGCGCGCTCGGCGTCACCATCGACGCGCTGCTCGAAGGCGAGCCGCTCGATGAGCGAAGCGCCGTCGAGATCGCTCTGGAGCGGGCGATGAAGGGGCAGACCTTCCAGGCCCTCGGCATCGAGCCGTTCCGGATCGGCAAAGGCATGCCCACTGACGCGTTGAAAGCGCTGCTCGCCCTGCACGGCGAGATCGACCGGCTGCGCGATGAACGGGCGGCGACGCCCGAGGAGGCGCGGCGTGCGAACGTCGAGCTCCGCCACCTCATGCGGCGCCAGGACAATCACTTCGCAGACCTCGAGACGAAGGCATCCGAGATCCTGGCCGCGGTCGGACACCCCGGCGGTCCCCTCACGCAGCGCACCGCATCCGAGATCGCCGCGTACCTGGGGTTCACCCTGCACTACGCCCCCGACCTGCCGCAGACCACGCGCAGCGTCGCAGACCTCGCCAACGGGCGTCTGTACCTTTCCAGCCAGGTGCCGGCGAAGGGCGATGCGCGCACGGCGGTGCTGCAGGCGCTCTCGTCTCGGATGCTGGGGCATTCCGAACCCCGAAGCTACGCGGAGTTCCTGCGCCAGCGGGTCGAGACGAACTATCTCACCGGCGCCCTGCTGATCCCGGAGGCGCACGTCGTGCCCGCTTTGAAGGATGCGAAGAGCCGACGGGCGATCTCGATCGAGGATCTTCGCGATACCTACTCGGTGTCGTACGAGACCGCAGCGCACCGCTTCACGAATCTGGCGACCCGCCACCTCGACATCCCGGTGCACTTCCTGAAGGTGCACGAGTCCGGCACGATCACGAAGGCGTACGAGAACGACGATGTGAACTTTCCGACTGATCGGCTCGGCGCCATCGAGGGTCAGATGTGCTGCCGCAGGTGGACGAGCCGGGTCGTGTTCGACGAGGACGACCGCTTCAACCCGTACTACCAGTACACCGACACCGGCAACGGCACCTACTGGTGCACGGCGCGGGTCGAGTCGTCCAGTGAAGGCCTGCACTCGGTGAGCGTCGGCGTGCGCTTCGACGACACGAAATGGTTCGTGGGGCGCGACACCGCGAATCGCGGCACATCGAAGCACTCCGTCGAGGTCTGCTGTCGACGCGCTCCCGCAGACCTCGAGCAGCGCTGGCGGGAGAACTCCTGGCCGAACGTGCGCACGCCCCGCACTCTGCTGGCGACGCTCCCGACCGGCGCCTTTCCCGGCGTCGACACGACCGACGTGTACGAGTTCCTGGAGGCGCACGCGCCGCGGTGAGGACGGCGCGGGGTGACCGGAAACCCGACGGATCTCACACGGCGAGGCCGCGGAGGACGATCTCCAACCCCCGCTCGAAAGCGGCGTCGACGTCGCCGCCCTGGCGGAATCCGCCGTTCTGCTCCATCGTGCAGAATCCGTACGCCCATGCGGTGAGGGTGCGCGCGGCCGACAGCGGGTCCTCGGGAGCGATCGCGGACACGGCGCTGAGCAGGTCGGTCATGATCGGCGCGAGCGACTCCGGCGAGGGCCCTGCCTGTGGGCCGGGGGCGCAGAACAACAGGGTCGTGATGTGGGGCGAGCGCGAGGCGAGCGCGCGCAGTGCGCGGGCGGTGCCCGCAAGGATCTCCCGCGGGTCGTCGGTGCGCGCGGCGCGGGCGGCGATGTCCGCGGTCAGCTCGGCCACGGCGTCGTCGGCGGCGAGCCGGAGCAGATCGTGGCGGTTGGCGGCGCGCTTGTAGAGGCTCGGTGCGCGGACGCCGACGGCCGCCGCGACCGAGCTCATCGTCACGGCATCCATTCCTTCTCGTTCGGAGATCTCGCGGATCGCGCTCACCAGCGCCTCGGGCGTGACTCTCTGCGGTGCGGGCATGTTCGTCCTCCTGCCCTCCAGCATAAGGCTATTGACTGTAGCCATCAAGGCTATGTACTGTAGCCAACATGACAGCTCGAATTCTCCGCATCGGCGACGACATCATCGCCGTGCACGCGATCGTGACCGAAGACGGTGTGACACTCATCGACGCGGGACTCTCCGGTGATCTACGGATGCTCCGCGAGGCACTCGCCGTTGAGGGACTCTCGCTCGACGACATCCGCGGCATCGTACTGACGCACGGCGACGCCGATCACATCGGCGTCGCGGAGCGGCTCAGGGCCGACCACGGCATTCCCGTGCACATCCACGAGGCCGACGCGGCGCTCGCGACAGGTCGCACTCCCGCGCGCGGGGTCAAAGCCGACGCCTGGAAGCTCGGGCCGTCCCTCGGTTTCCTCTGGGCGGGGATCCGACGCGGCGCTCTGCGCACACGCCACATCGCCGACGTGCGCCTGATCTCCGACAGCGACGTCTTGGATCTGCCCGGCAACCCGGAGATCATCGCGATTCCCGGACACACTCCTGGTTCGGTGGCCATCCGCATCCCGGCCGTCGACGCGCTGTTCCTCGGTGACGCGATCACCACCCGGCACGTGCTCACCGGAGTCGGCGGCGCCAGGCTCGCGCCCTTCAGCAACGACGCCGAGCAGACGCGGCAGAGCCTGGAGCGCCTTCGGGATCTTCCGGAACGGCGGATCTTCCCCGGTCACGGTCCGGAATTCCGAGGTTCCGCAGACGACCTCCTCGCCGCGCTCGGGTGAGGCCGTCGCCGTTCACTCCGATGGGGCGGCCGGCTTCGAGGGGGAGTAACCGGGAGCGCCGGTGATGGCGGCGATCAGATCGGAGTAGGTGGCATCCGCTCCGGTGAACGAACCGTTGTTGCGCCCGTGGCGGAGGACTTCGATCCGGTCGGCGATCGCCCGGACGTCGCTCAGATTGTGGCTGATGAACACGACGCCGAATCCGAGGTCGCGCAACCGCTCGATGTGGGTGAGCACCTCTGCTGTCTGCGAGACGCCGAGCGATGCGGTCGGCTCGTCGAGCACGACCAGTCGCGGCCTGCCGATGAGCGTGCGTGCGATCGCGATCGACTGACGTTGACCTGCCGACAGATCACGCAACAGCGACTTGATGGACGGCACGCGGATCTGGAGGTCGCGGAGCGCTTCCCGCGCCGCGAGTTCCATCTCGCCGTCTCGCAACCCGCCATGGCGCTGGAGTTCGCGACCGAGGAAGATGTTGGCGGTGACGTCGAGGTTCTCGCAGACGGCGAAGTCCTGGAACACGGTCGCGATGCCATGCTGGTGCGCGGCGGAGGGCGATGGGATCGATGTCTCGACGCCGTCGATCCTGATCACGCCGGATGCCGGCTCCAGCGCGCCGGCGATGATCTTCGCGAGCGTCGACTTACCGGCGGCGTTGTCGCCGACCAGGCCGACGACCTCGCGTGCGCGCACGTCGAAGTTCACATCGGTGAGAGCCTTGATGGCCCCGAAGTGACGGCTGATGCCCTGCATGGACAGCAGCGGAGGCGGTGCAGGATCGTTCATGTTCGCTCCTCAAACCGTTGGAGAACGTCCGTCGTCTGAATGATCTCGACGAGCGCGCCTGCGAGAACGGAATCCGGGGGAAGTGTCGACTGCATGATCACCATCTCCCGGTGGCGACCGGTGTTGACGTGCTCGCGCACTGCCGTCGAGAAGGCGTCGAAGAACGCGTCTCCGGCCTGTGCGAGTTCTCCGCCGACGACGATGAGCCCGGTGCCGATGCCCTGAGCGAGACCGGCGACGACGCGGCCGATCGTGCTCCCCGCATCGGCGACCACGCGGCGGCAGCCCTGGTCGCCGGCCGCCGCCTGCGAGACGACGTCGCGGAACGTGAGGTTGCCGTAGTGGCTGCGCAGGGGCGCCAGCAGGGCGTTCGCTCCGACCACCGTGTCGAGACAGCCGCGCAGGCCGCAACGGCAGATCTGCCCCTGCGGATCGATCTGGATGTGGCCGATCTCGCCGGCCGTGCCGTCGGCGCCGCGATGCAACCGGGAATCGATCACGATGCCGGCACCCGTGCCGTCGGAGGCCAGGACGGTGATGCTGTCGGCGACTCCTCTGGCTGCGCCGAGCGTCGATTCGGCGAGAGCTGCCATGTTGGCGTCGTTCTCGACGATGACCGGACATCCGAGGCGCTGCGAAAGGATCGGGGCGATCGGGGCGTCCTCCCATCCCGGCATCAATCCGCTGAACGTGATCATTCCGGTGGCCGGATCGATGGGTGCGGGGATCGTGAGGCACACGCCGAGCAGCTCGTCCGGTTCAGAGCCGATCATCTGGAGCATCTCGAAGATCAGCACGGCTGTGCGGTCGAGAACGGTGTCCATGGGGTGGTCGGGAGGAAGGGGCAGTCGCCGCTCCTCGAGAATCTCCTGTGCGGTGTCGGCGATTCGTACCCGGATGGCTCGCGCCGTGACGTGGGCGGCGATGACCAGCCCGCTGCGGCGAGCCATGGTGACCAGCTGCGCGCGACGGCCGCTGCGAGATGTCGGTCGAGTCTCGACCAGTCCGGTCAGGGAGAGTTCCTTGACGATGGCGGAGATCGTGGCCGCGGAGAGCGCGGTCGCTTCGGCGAGCTCCACCTGGGTGAGCCCGCCGAAGCGTTTGACAGCATCCACGATCTTCGCCGTGTTGGCCTCGCGTAGGGCAGATTGCGAGCCCGCCGCTGATCTGCTCACAGCCGGAGCCTATCAGCGCACATCACCGTCACGATCGCGTCAGGCTGCTCGGGCAGCCCGCTTCTTGTTCCACACGTCGAATGCGACGGCGACGAGCAGGACGAGTCCCTTGACGACCTGCTGCGTCGGCTGGTCGACACCCATCAGCTGCATCCCGTTGCTCATCACGGCCATGATCAGACCGCCGATGATCGCGCCGCCGACACGTCCCACGCCGCCGGTGACGGCGGCACCGCCGATGAAGCACGCAGCGATCGCATCGAGTTCGAACATGTTGCCCGCCCCTGGCTGGGCGCCGTTGGTCCGGGCGGAGAAGAGCACGCCCGCGACAGCCGCGAGCATCCCCATGTTCACGAAGATCCAGAAATTGACCTTCCGGACCTTCACGCCGGAGAGGATCGCGGCGTTCAGGTTGCCGCCGATGGCGTAGACATGGCGTCCGAACACCGTCTTCTGCGTGAGCAACGTGTAGGCGATGATCAGTGCGGCAAGGATGATCAGCACGTACGGGAGGCCACGGCTGGCCGCCAGCTGGAAGCCGAACCACATGACGATGATGGCCACGGCGACGATCTTCAGGACGAAGAGCGGCATCGACTCCACCGCCTGCTGGTACGCGAACTTGGCGCGCCTGCGACGAAGCTGCCAGACGGCGTAGCCGATGACGCCGATGGCGAAGATCGCGACCGTGAAGACGTCGAACTTGATGGCGATCGAGAAGGTGAGGCCGGCGAACCCGACCGCGTAACTGCCGAGATCGACGGTGCCGAACATGCTGTTCAGGAACCCGTTCGCGATCTGGTAGTAGGTTCCGCCGAACGGCGAGAGCGAGATGTTGCCGAGGACGAGGTAGGTGAGGCCGCGGAACAGGAGCATGCCCGCGAGCGTCACGATGAACGCCGGGATCCCGACGAATGCCACCCAGAACCCCTGCCAGGCGCCGACGATGATGCCGACGACGAGAGCGGCGAGAACGCCTGCCCACCACGGCATGTCCATCCGGATCACGACCACGGCGGCCACCGCACCCGTCAGGGCGACGACCGACCCGACCGAGAGGTCGATGTGGCCGGCGATGATCACGATCACCATGCCGATCGCCAGCACCAGGATGTACGAGTACTGCAGCACGATGTTCGTGAGGTTGCCCGGGGCGAGGAAGTTCGGGTTGAGCACCGCGAAGAAGATGACGATCGCGATGAAGGCGACGAGGATCCCGCTCTGGCGAAGGTTCCGCGTCGCGAGGTTCCAGAGGTTGCTGACGACGGTCATCGGCCGGTTCCTTCCAAAGTCATGAGGTGCATGAGTTTCTCCTGGGTTGCTTCGGATGCGGCTACTTCGCCGGTGATGCGTCCGAAGGCAAGGGTATAGATGCGGTCGCAGACGCCGAGCAGCTCGGGGAGCTCCGAGGAGATCACCAGCACACCCTTTCCGGCCGCGACCAGTTCGTTGATGATCGTATAGATCTCGTACTTCGCGCCGACGTCGATTCCGCGCGTGGGCTCGTCGAGGATGAGGATCTCGGGTTGCGTCTCGATCCACTTGCTCAGCACGACCTTCTGCTGGTTGCCGCCGGAGAGTGTGCCGACGACGCTCAGCACGCTGGGTGCCTTGATCTTCATGCTCTCGCGGTAGCGCCCTGCGACCCGCAGTTCTTCGTTGTCGTTCACCCAGCCGGCCGTGCTGATCCGCTTCGGCGACGCCGAGGTGATGTTGTGACGGATGTCGTCGATGAGGTTCAGGCCGTAGCGCTTGCGGTCTTCCGTGGCGTAGGCGATGCCGGCGTCGATTGCCGCGCTGACGCTGCCGGTCGAGACCTCCTGGCCGCGCACGAACACGCGTCCGCTCAGGCGCTTGCCGTACGTGCCGCCGAAGACGCTCATCGCGAGCTCGGTGCGTCCGGCGCCCATGAGCCCTGCGATGCCGACGACTTCTCCTGCTCGTACGTTGAGGCTCGCGCCGGAGACGACGATACGGTCGGACTGCGTCGGGTGGCGCACGGTCCAGTCCTCGATGCGGAGGACCTCTTCGCCGATGTGCGACTCGCGTTCGGGGTAGCGATGGTCGAGATCGCGGCCCACCATGCCACGGATGATGCGTTCCTGGGTGGCGTCCGAGTCGGACATGTCGATCGTCTCGATCGTGCGCCCGTCGCGGATCACCGTGGTCTTCTCAGCGATGGCGGCGATCTCGTTCAGCTTGTGCGAGATGATGATCGACGTGATGCCCTGCTCTGCGCGCAGATCGCGCAGCAGCTGCAGCAGGTGCTCCGAATCGGAGTCATTCAACGCGGCCGTGGGCTCGTCCAGGATCAGCAGGCGCACGTTCTTCGCCAGCGCCTTCGCGATCTCGATCAGCTGCTGTTTGCCGACGCCGAGCTGGTTGACGTGGGTGATGGGATTCTCGGCGAGGCCGACGCGCGCGAGGAGTTCGGCTGCATCCGCGTTCGTGCGGTCCCAGTCGATCAGCCCGCTCCGCGAGAGACGCTCGTTGCCGAGGAAGATGTTCTCCGCAACGCTGAGGTGCGGTACCAGCGCGAGTTCCTGGTGAATGATGACGATGCCGTGGTGCTCGCTGTCGTTGATGCTCGAGAACCGCACCTGTTCGCCGTTGAAGATGATCTCGCCGTCGTACGTGCCGTGCGGGTAGACGCCGGACAGCACTTTCATGAGCGTGGACTTCCCCGCACCATTCTCGCCGCAGATCGCGTGGATCTCGCGCTCGTTCACGGTGAGGTTGACGCCCTGGAGCGCCTTGACGCCCGGGAATGTCTTCGTGATGTCTCGCATCTCGAGGATGGCCTGTGACATGTTCTTCCTGCCTCGATGGTGTTCGGGGTGCGCCGTGGAGCGGCGCACCCCGAACAACTCTGATGGGACTGTTACTCGGCCTGGCCGGACGCGACCTCTTCTGCGGTCCAGTAGCCCGAGTCGACGAGGAGCGACTCGATGGTGTCCTTGTAGACGATGTCGCTCGTGAGCAGGTACGACGGCACGACCTTCACGCCGTTGTCGTAGGTCTCGGTGTCGTTCGCCTCCGGCTCGTCGCCCGCGAGGATCGAGCTCGCGGTCTTGATCGACTGCTCGGCCAGCTTGCGCGTGTCCTTGAAGATCGATGCGAACTGCACACCCTGGTCGATGAGCGCGACGGACGCGATCTCGGCGTCCTGTCCGGTGACCACCGGCAGGCCGTCTGCGATCGTGGCGCCGCGGCCGTCGCCCTGGAGGGCCGTGATGATGCCTCGGGAGAGGCCGTCGTACGGCGAGAGCACACCGTCGAGCTTGGTGCCGTTGCCGTAGGACGCCGTGAGGATGTCCTCCATGCGCTTCTGCGCCGTCTCCTGCTGCCAGCGAAGGATCGCGGCCTGCTCGATCGTCGTCTGGCCGGACGGGACGTTCAGCACCTTGGAGTCGATGTACGGCTGGAGCGTGTCCATCGCACCCTTCCAGAAGAAGTGCGCGTTGTTGTCATCCAGCGAGCCGGCGAACAGCTCGATGTTGAACGGGCCGGTCGCGCCGGCCTCGCTGCCGTCTGCCTTGAGGATGCCCAGTCCGACGAGCAGAGACGTTGCCTGCTGCACGCCGACCTCGTAGTTGTCGAACGTCACGTAGAAGTCGACGTTCTCGCTGTCGCGGATGAGCCGGTCGTAGGCGATGACCGGGATGTCGGCAGCGGCAGCCGCGTCGAGCTGGCTGGAAAGGGCGGTGCCGTCGATCGCCGCGATGATCAGGAGGTCGGCGCCCTCCGTGATCATCTGGTCGATCTGCTGGCTCTGCGTCGGGATGTCGTCGGATGCGTACTGCAGGTCGACGTCATAGCCGGCCTCTTCGAGGCCGGCCTTCACCGCGTCGCCGTCGGCGATCCAACGCTCCGATGTCTGGGTCGGCATCGAGACGCCGACCGTGACGTCCTTGGCCTCGGTGCCTCCATCGTTCCCGCCGGGGGCGGTGCTGGTGACACTGCATCCGGAGAGCACGAGTACGGCTGCTGCCCCGAGGGCGGCGAGTGCGCGCTTCTTCATTCGAAACTCCTTTGTCTGATCGCGCACACCACCGTGCGCGAATTCTGCGGCCGATCGGCTGGCTCGAGACGATCACCGCGATTGAACGATGCTTGAGTTCGAGACATGAAGTCAAGCGTTGTTACCGTTCCGTGATCATGCGATCGAAATGTCAAACTAGTTGACGCTAACTATCGGTAATATGGGCAAGGTCGCCAACGAATTCCCGCGGCCCCGCGTAAGGTTTCAATGAGTTCGAGAGCCGAACGCAAAGAGAGCGATCAATCCCGGGCGGTTTGGAGCAGTGTCCACAGCTCGGCGCGAGCAGGGAAGGAAGACAGTTCGACGCCCAGAATCGTGCCGGCCTGGGCGATTCTGGAACGCAATGTGTGCCGGTGGACGGCCAGTGCCGTCGCGGCGGATTCGACCCTCGCATCGTGCTCCAGCCAACTTCGCAGCGAGCGCTCCAGCTCGGCCCCGGTCCGCCGGTCATGGTCGCGCAGCGGCGCCAACCGTGACTCGGCGACCAGCCGCGCCTCGTCGGTGGCCAGGGCACTGAGGATGCTGGAGCCGACGGTGTCCGCGAAGCGGATCGCACCCTCGCCGCTCTGCTGGCGCAGTGCAGCGAGCGCCTGGGCGTGAGCGCGAGAGAAGGCATCGTACGCCTCAGGTTCGGACACTCCGAGGCGGATCCCGAACCGTAGGGCGACCTCGTCGAACAGCTCTTCGTCGACGGCTGACACGCAGATGGTGACGCCTTCGACGGATTCGGCGAGGAATGCGGCGGTTCCGTGCTCCGTGCGGCGGCGTTCCCACCAGTCCGAGAGCGGTCCGACCGGGGCATCCCCGGTGACGGCGACGACCACGGGCGCGGCCGGGATGCTGCCGAGCACCCTCCTCGCCAGCGCGGGGTCGTCGGCGAGGAGGGAGTCCAGGAGCTGAGCGTGCAGCCTTCTCCGACTGCGGGCCAGTTGTTCGCTCTGTTCCAGGGCGAGACCGGCCATGGCGATCACAGAGGTGACGACCGATCTCGCCTCCGCGTCGATGGCGTCGATCGCGAGGGCGACCACGCCGCGCAGGTGACCGCCCCGCCCGACGGTGAAGAGCATGAACGTGCGGCCGTCGATCGTCAGCGACTGGCCGGCCTCGAGACCGCGGGAGAGGATCTCCATGATCCGCATGCCCAGTTCGTCGAGGACCGCTGCGTCGACGGCGTCCCGCGGATGCGAGACGCTCAGCGCGCCCGCGGCGTCGAACATGCCGACCCAGGCGTCGAGTCGGCGTCCGAGTTCGGCGAGAGTCGCATCGAGCCCTCGGGGGCGGAGAGCCGCGAGCGCGAGCGCACGTTGCGCGTCCAGGGCCCACGATCGCCGAGCATATGCCTGCGCGGCGATCGCCTCGGAGTGCGCGCGCGCGACCGCGATGAACGGCGTACGGTAAGGGACTTCGAACAGGGGCATCCCGCGCGCAGCGCAGGCCGCGACGAGCTCATCGGGGATGCCGACGCGATACACCTCGGTGCCGAAGCCGAGCCCGACCACGCCGCGATCAGCGAGTCGCCCGACGTAGGTCTCGATGGCGGCGGCATCCTCGTCGGCGAACTGCGTCCCGGTCGTGAGCAGCGCGAGGTCCTCGGCGAGGAACGGGGTCGGATCCGCGAGATCCGAGCTGTGCACCCAGCGAAGAGGGCGGTCCAGCGCCGCGTCGCGGAGCGATTCGACGGGCGAGACCAAGCGCAGCCCGAGGTCGCGGCGCTGGAGCAGCGTGCGCAGTGTCGGCTGTTCCACGGCGGGCATCGGGCTCCTTGACGCAGATATACGCTCTGGCGAACTCTCTGCTCAGATTGTACAGGCGGGCGAATGCGCGCGCATCGTCGGCGCACCTACGCTCGCCTGCATGGCACTTCTCGACACCGCAACCACCGCTGTTCCTGTCGGCGGACCCGAGCTCCCCCAAGAACGTCGTCTGGTCACCGAGCTTCCCGGCCCGCGTTCCGCGGCGATCCTGGCGCGCAAAGCGGACGCCGTCGCATCCGGCGTCGGCCACACCGTGCCCGTCGCAGCGGTCGCCGCCGGTGGCGGGGTGGTCGTCGATGCCGACGGCAACTCGCTGATCGACCTCGGCAGCGGCATCGCCGTCACCACGGTCGGAAACGCGCACCCGAAGATCGCCGCAGCCGTCGCCGCGCAGGCCGCGCAGTTCACGCACACCTGCTTCATGATCTCGCCGTACGAGTCGTACATCGAGGTGGCAGAGGCACTGAACCGGATCACCCCCGGCGACTTCGCGAAGAAGACGGCGCTGTTCAACTCCGGTGCTGAAGCCGTCGAGAACGCGATCAAGATCGCCCGCAAGCACACCGGTCGTCAGGCCGTCGTGGCCTTCGATCACGGCTACCACGGCCGCACCAACCTCACGATGGCGCTCACCGCCAAGGCGATGCCGTACAAGAGCGGCTTCGGTCCGTTCGCCCCCGAGGTCTACCGTGCCTCCGCGTCGTACCCGTTCCGCGACGGTCTCACCGGTCCTGAGGCGGCGGCTCGCGCCATCCTGCAGCTGGAGAAGCAGATCGGCGCCGACAACCTCGCCGCGGTCATCATCGAGCCGATCCAGGGCGAGGGCGGCTTCATCGTGCCTGCTGAGGGCTTCCTCAATGCGATCGTCGACTGGTGCCGCGCGAACGGCGTCGTCTTCATCGCCGACGAGGTGCAGACCGGCTTCGCCCGCACGGGAGCGATGTTCGCCAGCGACATCTTCGGCATCGAGCCCGACCTCATCACGACCGCCAAGGGCATCGCCGGCGGCCTTCCGCTCGCCGCGGTCACCGGCCGCGCCGAGATCATGGACGCCTCGCACTCGGGTGGCCTCGGCGGCACCTACGGCGGCAACCCGATCGCCTGCGCGGCAGCTCTGGCCGCGATCGACGTTTTCGAGAACGACGGGATGATCGAACGGGCTCGCGAGATCGAGACG from Microbacterium sp. LWO13-1.2 includes the following:
- the gabT gene encoding 4-aminobutyrate--2-oxoglutarate transaminase, coding for MALLDTATTAVPVGGPELPQERRLVTELPGPRSAAILARKADAVASGVGHTVPVAAVAAGGGVVVDADGNSLIDLGSGIAVTTVGNAHPKIAAAVAAQAAQFTHTCFMISPYESYIEVAEALNRITPGDFAKKTALFNSGAEAVENAIKIARKHTGRQAVVAFDHGYHGRTNLTMALTAKAMPYKSGFGPFAPEVYRASASYPFRDGLTGPEAAARAILQLEKQIGADNLAAVIIEPIQGEGGFIVPAEGFLNAIVDWCRANGVVFIADEVQTGFARTGAMFASDIFGIEPDLITTAKGIAGGLPLAAVTGRAEIMDASHSGGLGGTYGGNPIACAAALAAIDVFENDGMIERAREIETLLKGRLATIQQNDPRVGDVRGHGAMIAAEFVDPETNAPDAALTAAVAKACIAQGVIVLTCGTFGNVIRFLPPLSIGDDLLNEGIDIVAAALAAVAR